In Deinococcus misasensis DSM 22328, one DNA window encodes the following:
- a CDS encoding RbsD/FucU family protein — protein MLKGIDPLLSPELLKILCEMGHGDEVFVVDANFTATTLARGRPILRLDGVSLTRACEAVLSVFPLDEAVTQPVSFMKVCNTPEGHLNEVQQEVHEVLFKEGVTQMQIEPVERFDFYDRTQHAYAFVVTGELRTYANFRFKKGVVVPN, from the coding sequence ATGCTCAAGGGCATCGACCCCCTGCTTTCCCCCGAGCTCCTCAAGATCCTGTGCGAGATGGGCCACGGCGATGAAGTTTTTGTGGTGGATGCCAACTTCACCGCCACCACCCTTGCCAGAGGGCGTCCCATCCTGCGGCTGGATGGGGTGTCCCTCACCCGCGCCTGCGAAGCGGTGCTTTCGGTGTTCCCTCTGGATGAAGCGGTCACCCAACCGGTCAGCTTCATGAAAGTTTGCAACACCCCTGAGGGCCACTTGAATGAGGTGCAGCAAGAAGTTCACGAAGTGCTGTTCAAAGAGGGCGTGACGCAAATGCAAATTGAGCCTGTGGAGCGCTTCGACTTTTACGACCGCACCCAGCATGCCTACGCCTTTGTGGTGACTGGAGAACTGCGCACCTATGCCAACTTCCGGTTCAAAAAAGGCGTGGTTGTTCCCAACTGA
- a CDS encoding ROK family transcriptional regulator, with protein MSSTPSSSETSRAHRGSNHEGMRAFNERTLLHTIRLHPGLSKADLARLTRLSTQTVSGMVDVLFQEGLLLKGEPVKGRVGQPSVPLTLNPEGAFSIGVHLGREQLEVYMVDFAGQVRHQFRLMYTHPDPALVFPVIEGQVQECKRMLSPEQQTRLSGIGLAAPLNLADWEEFWTATSGNRQVWNDIQLREHLQSLTGLPTTFLRDTAAACIAELMFGAEKTATDFLYIYLGTFIGGALVLKGELRSGLTGRAGSVGSFPVQHEGKTQQLLDVASLWPLEDVFKKAGLDPLAVYDERALEPPFQPYTEQWVQDAVRHLSTLTLASAALLDLQGLVLDGECSPQLIERVQVRLQAWLQEQDTEGLHMPVLSRGTLGSKARALGAAMLPLYQNFSPLDELFLK; from the coding sequence ATGTCCAGCACTCCTTCTTCTTCCGAGACCTCCAGAGCCCACCGGGGCAGCAACCATGAAGGCATGCGGGCCTTCAATGAACGCACTTTGCTGCACACCATCCGCCTGCATCCCGGCCTCTCCAAAGCCGACCTTGCCCGTCTGACCCGCCTGAGCACCCAGACGGTCTCCGGGATGGTGGATGTGCTGTTTCAGGAAGGTCTGCTTCTCAAAGGCGAACCCGTCAAAGGCAGGGTGGGTCAGCCTTCTGTGCCCCTCACCCTGAATCCAGAGGGGGCGTTTTCCATTGGGGTGCACCTTGGGCGTGAACAACTGGAGGTGTACATGGTGGATTTTGCAGGTCAGGTGCGCCACCAGTTCCGCCTGATGTACACCCATCCTGATCCGGCTCTGGTTTTTCCGGTGATCGAAGGGCAGGTGCAGGAATGCAAAAGGATGCTTTCACCTGAGCAGCAAACCCGCCTTTCGGGCATTGGACTGGCTGCACCCCTCAATCTGGCAGACTGGGAGGAGTTCTGGACCGCCACAAGTGGCAACCGTCAGGTCTGGAACGACATCCAGTTGCGAGAACACCTGCAAAGCCTCACGGGTTTGCCGACCACCTTCCTGAGAGACACGGCTGCGGCATGTATTGCTGAACTGATGTTTGGCGCAGAGAAGACCGCCACAGATTTCCTGTACATTTACCTCGGGACTTTCATTGGGGGAGCACTGGTCCTCAAAGGGGAACTCAGGTCCGGTTTGACGGGAAGGGCCGGGTCTGTGGGTTCTTTCCCCGTTCAGCATGAGGGGAAAACCCAGCAACTCTTGGATGTGGCTTCACTCTGGCCTCTGGAAGATGTTTTCAAGAAAGCTGGGCTGGACCCACTGGCCGTTTACGATGAAAGGGCTCTGGAGCCTCCGTTCCAGCCTTACACTGAACAGTGGGTACAGGATGCTGTGAGGCACCTGTCTACGCTGACCCTTGCCTCGGCAGCGTTGCTGGATTTGCAAGGACTGGTCCTGGACGGAGAATGCAGCCCTCAACTCATCGAAAGGGTGCAGGTTCGTTTGCAAGCATGGCTGCAAGAACAGGACACCGAAGGGCTTCACATGCCTGTGCTCAGCCGGGGGACTCTGGGCAGCAAAGCCAGAGCACTCGGAGCGGCCATGTTGCCGTTGTACCAGAACTTTTCACCTCTGGATGAACTGTTTCTCAAATGA
- a CDS encoding acyl-ACP desaturase: MTIITPPNILSTVSRTPAGLLSNREKDTLIERAFTGLYRWYTARSQETRNWNADKSFDWRNLNQDLPKEVVTVVQGFFAVEQYAPDYTSNLLNLVRASHGRSHFQMRWGSEEEKHADAWENAVLFSRKRTPDWIREYKERLKSVQWELPFPDAIHNLVYTVFQERATQLNYLNLMKIAQGKSDKPHLQGFQDPVLAKVAQTIAIDEAAHYNFFLEGVRLYLYYYPQRTLEAIRNVIGQFSMPAVNLVPDWDHFFETVYRAGIYGPRDFSRDVMQVAFRNLGIESRKKLEEGIKLTREVPTFDGDDKVPTIIWDTFDYGSISGDVKRLHAKIQQYEREVGLSELDPTEFVLNLEVPGEADRTE, from the coding sequence ATGACCATCATTACCCCACCCAACATCCTGTCCACCGTTTCACGCACTCCGGCAGGCCTGTTGTCCAACCGAGAAAAAGACACCCTGATTGAACGTGCCTTCACTGGACTGTACCGCTGGTACACCGCCCGCAGTCAGGAAACCCGCAATTGGAACGCCGACAAAAGCTTTGATTGGCGCAATCTCAATCAGGACCTCCCCAAAGAAGTCGTGACTGTGGTGCAGGGCTTCTTTGCTGTAGAACAATACGCCCCGGATTACACCAGCAACCTGTTGAATCTGGTGCGTGCCTCCCACGGACGCAGCCACTTCCAGATGCGCTGGGGCAGCGAAGAAGAAAAACACGCCGATGCCTGGGAAAACGCTGTGCTGTTTTCCAGAAAACGTACCCCCGACTGGATCCGCGAGTACAAAGAACGCCTGAAAAGCGTGCAATGGGAATTGCCATTTCCAGACGCCATCCACAACCTTGTGTACACGGTGTTTCAGGAACGGGCCACCCAGCTCAATTACCTGAACCTGATGAAAATCGCGCAGGGCAAGAGCGACAAGCCCCACCTGCAAGGCTTTCAGGATCCCGTGCTGGCCAAAGTGGCCCAGACCATCGCCATTGATGAGGCCGCCCACTACAACTTCTTCCTCGAAGGGGTTCGCCTTTACCTGTACTACTACCCCCAGAGAACGCTGGAAGCCATCCGCAACGTGATCGGCCAGTTCAGCATGCCTGCGGTGAATCTGGTGCCCGATTGGGACCACTTCTTTGAAACGGTCTACCGCGCCGGAATTTACGGACCCCGTGACTTTTCCAGAGACGTGATGCAGGTGGCTTTCCGCAACCTCGGGATCGAAAGCCGCAAGAAACTGGAAGAGGGCATCAAACTGACCCGCGAAGTGCCCACCTTCGATGGAGACGACAAGGTGCCCACCATCATCTGGGACACTTTCGATTACGGCTCCATCTCTGGCGATGTGAAACGCCTGCATGCCAAAATCCAGCAATACGAGCGCGAAGTGGGCCTCTCCGAACTGGACCCCACCGAGTTTGTGCTGAACCTTGAAGTTCCCGGCGAAGCCGACAGAACCGAGTAA
- a CDS encoding WD40 repeat domain-containing protein produces MKSIYALTITGSLLLMACNSTPAAPQSPEGWTAELQVGTLNLNTIQNAGLPAAYFQSIVQSSAGHTVQPEAVSNNAFTAFLNFTVKGKPVVNDATLTFKGNNSTLKLLPGELWTSGVFSATGLKQGQKLQFELSHQSQTLKLEATFDASKQLPAPMVQSVKLETGKLDVKWSAVTGAKHYRVLIDQDDNPLNGQLLDSGVLTTTTWTTNINQTLNEGGTYYVTVLASNLDSRNKTQSYTPTPVPLVSAAAVKTTAQKPVVPGTLSFYTPSLNLQAKVNTKAVGTLTIQSGNAGLDATLTTVQSSTAVTQDSPAFTLAPNSTRTVNVSVQCPATPSNQSATLRLSTNDPKFPSVDLPISVECQPEGMVKNLWTKNLTERAEDGAWNPAGTRFALVSGTDVLLLDETFKNVGRVKPNANVLKKVNWLNDQTLVLTSNSKMLVWDVVANQATATWNIEIGDPLAQLATHPSKNWIALSGFSNTLAEHTHIYDLKGQTVKLLPGLTNTTFSPDGKTFAGWTYTRATDSQPATGQVVFYTTDSLEVLRKVNVEANPYNTVQLAWSRDGSQVQVVTSPSAKNSTLYSVNATSGEVKTTPLDFAVAALTLQTDLNGQVLLFSKDQQMVRWNPATGQSNRKTFFFDQGGTIPRVVAHPKLGQFALMSGGSLCQGTDNLLLDLNLNVLNTQGTWYCQGLNTMGFNASGDVMHYGNRQMHVFAGTTGQLNAYLNLGNLHPQGKVANSIHHNGKDTLAFQFSDGSVEALQWSTQKFTNILPADENALGLSIRLAPQGTFLMVQSSDGSSLKVFDTTTGQLKRERTAPMMLSFTGWLDQNRLVYWTEDKFMLLNVATGEEKLLENNSISQALKVANGQAVYVQEGYLFKLDPATAQRTALQLTYKLTQNAVPIRAHPTGNQKVVVVSLNPSTNRYTTSIFDLQNGEELQVIHQSQNQPLDIDSVVKEGKLYVAIHTEHENIKTFVIE; encoded by the coding sequence GTGAAATCTATCTATGCTTTAACAATCACCGGTTCCTTGCTCCTGATGGCCTGCAATTCCACTCCAGCTGCACCACAATCCCCAGAGGGCTGGACTGCTGAGTTGCAGGTGGGCACCTTAAATCTGAACACCATTCAAAATGCAGGTTTGCCTGCCGCTTATTTTCAGAGCATTGTGCAATCTTCAGCAGGACACACCGTGCAACCCGAGGCCGTCAGCAACAACGCTTTCACCGCTTTTCTGAATTTCACGGTCAAAGGCAAACCCGTGGTCAATGATGCCACTTTGACCTTCAAAGGCAACAACAGCACCCTCAAATTGCTGCCTGGTGAACTCTGGACCAGCGGGGTATTTTCAGCCACGGGTTTGAAACAGGGCCAGAAGCTGCAATTCGAGCTTTCCCACCAAAGCCAGACCCTGAAACTGGAAGCCACTTTTGATGCCAGCAAACAACTCCCTGCTCCCATGGTGCAGTCGGTCAAATTGGAAACCGGAAAGCTGGACGTGAAGTGGTCTGCGGTGACCGGGGCCAAACATTACCGGGTGCTGATTGATCAGGACGACAATCCCCTGAATGGTCAATTGCTGGACTCGGGTGTGCTGACCACCACCACTTGGACCACCAACATCAACCAAACCCTGAATGAAGGCGGCACCTATTATGTCACTGTGCTGGCCAGCAATCTGGATTCCCGCAACAAAACCCAGAGCTACACCCCAACACCTGTGCCTCTGGTGTCTGCCGCAGCTGTCAAAACCACTGCACAAAAACCCGTGGTTCCGGGCACCCTGAGCTTTTACACCCCTTCTCTGAACTTGCAGGCCAAAGTGAACACCAAAGCTGTGGGCACCCTCACCATCCAGAGTGGAAATGCAGGGTTGGATGCCACTTTGACCACCGTGCAATCCAGCACAGCCGTCACTCAGGATTCACCTGCCTTCACTCTGGCCCCAAACAGCACCCGAACGGTGAACGTATCGGTGCAGTGCCCGGCCACCCCCTCCAACCAGAGCGCCACCTTGCGCCTGAGCACCAACGATCCCAAATTTCCTTCGGTGGACTTGCCCATCAGCGTGGAATGCCAACCCGAGGGAATGGTGAAAAACCTCTGGACCAAAAATTTGACGGAACGGGCAGAGGATGGTGCCTGGAACCCTGCGGGCACCCGTTTTGCTCTGGTGTCAGGCACAGATGTGCTGTTGCTGGATGAAACTTTCAAAAACGTGGGGCGTGTAAAGCCCAATGCGAACGTCCTCAAGAAAGTCAACTGGTTGAACGACCAGACCCTGGTGCTGACCTCCAACAGCAAAATGCTGGTGTGGGATGTGGTTGCCAATCAGGCCACCGCCACTTGGAACATCGAGATTGGAGACCCTCTGGCCCAACTTGCCACCCACCCCAGCAAGAATTGGATTGCCCTCTCTGGATTCTCGAACACTCTGGCCGAACACACCCACATCTATGACCTCAAGGGACAAACCGTCAAACTGCTGCCTGGACTGACCAACACCACTTTCAGCCCAGATGGCAAAACCTTTGCAGGCTGGACTTACACCCGTGCCACCGACAGCCAACCCGCCACAGGACAGGTGGTGTTTTACACCACAGATTCCCTCGAAGTGCTGCGCAAAGTCAATGTGGAAGCAAACCCTTACAACACAGTTCAGCTTGCATGGTCCAGAGACGGTTCACAGGTACAGGTGGTGACCTCTCCATCTGCCAAAAACAGCACGCTGTACTCGGTGAATGCCACCTCTGGAGAGGTCAAAACCACCCCTCTGGATTTCGCAGTTGCTGCCCTGACCTTGCAGACCGATCTGAACGGTCAAGTGCTGCTGTTTTCGAAAGACCAGCAGATGGTCCGATGGAATCCTGCAACAGGTCAATCCAACCGCAAGACCTTCTTTTTCGATCAAGGTGGCACCATACCTCGGGTGGTGGCCCATCCCAAACTGGGTCAATTTGCTTTGATGTCAGGAGGCAGCCTTTGTCAGGGCACCGACAACCTGTTGCTGGACCTGAATCTGAACGTGCTGAACACGCAAGGCACCTGGTACTGCCAAGGTCTCAACACCATGGGGTTCAATGCCTCTGGAGATGTGATGCATTACGGCAACCGCCAGATGCACGTTTTTGCAGGCACCACAGGACAATTGAATGCCTACTTGAATCTGGGCAACCTGCACCCTCAGGGCAAAGTTGCCAACAGCATTCACCACAATGGCAAAGACACTCTGGCGTTCCAGTTCTCCGATGGTTCTGTAGAAGCACTGCAATGGTCGACCCAAAAGTTCACCAACATTCTGCCTGCCGATGAAAATGCTCTTGGTCTGTCCATCCGGTTGGCTCCGCAAGGCACCTTCTTGATGGTGCAGTCCAGCGATGGAAGCAGCCTCAAAGTCTTTGACACCACCACCGGACAGTTGAAGCGTGAACGCACAGCCCCAATGATGCTTTCTTTCACAGGCTGGCTGGATCAAAACCGTCTGGTGTACTGGACCGAAGACAAGTTCATGCTCCTCAATGTGGCAACAGGCGAAGAAAAATTGCTGGAAAACAATTCCATCTCTCAAGCTTTGAAAGTGGCAAATGGGCAGGCTGTGTATGTCCAGGAAGGTTACCTGTTCAAACTGGATCCGGCCACAGCACAGCGCACAGCATTGCAATTGACCTACAAGCTCACCCAGAATGCAGTGCCCATCCGGGCACACCCCACAGGAAACCAAAAAGTGGTGGTGGTTTCCTTGAACCCATCCACCAACCGTTACACCACCAGCATCTTTGACCTGCAAAACGGTGAAGAGTTGCAGGTGATCCACCAGAGCCAGAATCAACCTCTGGACATCGATTCGGTGGTCAAAGAAGGCAAACTTTACGTGGCCATCCACACCGAGCACGAGAACATCAAGACTTTTGTGATCGAGTGA
- a CDS encoding potassium channel family protein, with protein sequence MKKQQFLVIGLGRFGSAVATTLYQLGHEVVAVDVHEENVEEVMNQVTHVAMIDATDERALVAIGIKDFDVVIVCIGADVKANILATVAAKSAGAKYVVAKAIDDMTRRVLEKVGADLVVRPEHDMGVRLAKKLVRPHSFDNVDLGTDYAIVEVTASRRLVGNLRDLNLTNRFGVQVIAINHAGHVRITPKAEDTVQEHDTLVVVGTLGNVESLLQFSEA encoded by the coding sequence ATGAAAAAACAACAATTTCTGGTGATTGGCCTCGGGCGCTTCGGTTCAGCGGTGGCCACCACCCTGTACCAACTCGGGCATGAAGTGGTCGCTGTGGATGTTCACGAAGAGAATGTGGAAGAGGTCATGAATCAGGTGACCCATGTGGCCATGATTGACGCCACCGATGAAAGGGCTCTGGTGGCCATCGGCATCAAAGATTTTGATGTGGTGATCGTGTGCATCGGGGCAGATGTCAAAGCCAACATTCTGGCCACGGTGGCCGCCAAAAGTGCAGGGGCCAAATATGTGGTGGCCAAAGCCATCGATGACATGACCCGACGAGTGCTGGAAAAAGTCGGAGCAGATCTGGTGGTGCGTCCAGAGCACGACATGGGTGTCAGGCTGGCCAAAAAACTGGTGCGTCCACATAGCTTTGACAACGTGGACCTCGGGACCGACTATGCCATTGTGGAGGTCACGGCCTCAAGGCGGCTGGTGGGCAACCTGCGTGACCTGAACCTCACCAACCGTTTCGGGGTGCAGGTGATTGCCATCAACCATGCTGGGCATGTCCGCATCACCCCCAAAGCCGAAGACACTGTGCAAGAACACGACACTCTGGTGGTGGTGGGGACTCTGGGCAATGTGGAAAGCTTGCTGCAATTCTCAGAGGCTTAA
- a CDS encoding TrkH family potassium uptake protein, translating into MIKKLRSLNPFQMIALTFLMGIVLGTLLLSLPFSAASGVKINTLQALFTATSALCVTGLAVVDTQSSYSTFGQLVILFLIQTGGLGILTFSTAFALLAGKRLGVQDRLMLATQLSVGNSGEVVQVLKRIFLYVLMVELLGTFLLFWHFLPLEGAAKGLYYAVFHSISAFNNAGFALYPDSLIRFAGDAYLNGVISLLIILGGLGFLIQARVFLHVLHPRKYRLDLNSWISLWTPAALIVGGWLLLTLLEWNNSGTLGSLPPADRVLAGFFQSVSPRTAGFNTIDYAQMTHSGLLITIMLMFVGANPGSTGGGIKTTTFFVLITSVWSMVRGRGEMVAFKKRIDQETVLRAGVVAVMALSIIAGAILFLTVTEQRNIQTGKLDFLKVVFEAFSAFCTVGLSMNATPHFSQAGQLILVFLMYVGRIGPLTFAFALSTKSNKGMVHYPADKNIQIG; encoded by the coding sequence ATGATCAAGAAACTCCGTTCCCTCAATCCCTTCCAGATGATTGCCCTGACTTTTTTGATGGGCATTGTGCTGGGTACCCTTCTGTTGTCTTTGCCCTTCAGTGCTGCATCAGGGGTCAAGATCAACACCTTACAAGCCCTTTTCACTGCCACCAGCGCCCTGTGTGTCACAGGATTGGCCGTGGTGGACACCCAGAGTTCTTACAGCACTTTTGGACAGTTGGTGATTCTGTTTTTGATTCAAACAGGTGGTTTGGGCATTCTGACTTTCAGCACAGCCTTTGCCTTGCTGGCCGGAAAGCGTCTGGGGGTTCAGGACCGTCTGATGTTGGCCACCCAATTGAGTGTGGGCAACTCTGGTGAAGTGGTGCAGGTTCTGAAGCGTATTTTCCTGTATGTTCTGATGGTCGAACTGTTGGGCACTTTTTTGCTGTTTTGGCATTTTCTGCCCCTTGAAGGAGCAGCCAAAGGTCTTTATTACGCTGTTTTTCATTCCATCAGTGCCTTCAACAATGCAGGGTTTGCCCTTTACCCTGACAGCCTGATCCGCTTTGCTGGAGATGCCTACCTGAACGGGGTGATTTCGTTGCTCATCATCTTGGGAGGTTTGGGATTTTTGATTCAAGCCAGAGTGTTTTTGCATGTGCTTCATCCACGCAAATACCGACTGGACCTGAACAGTTGGATCTCATTGTGGACACCTGCCGCATTGATTGTCGGCGGCTGGCTGCTGCTGACCCTTCTTGAATGGAACAACTCTGGAACCCTGGGCAGCCTTCCCCCAGCAGACCGGGTCTTGGCAGGATTTTTCCAGAGCGTCAGTCCTCGCACTGCAGGATTCAACACCATCGATTACGCTCAGATGACCCACAGTGGGTTGCTCATCACCATCATGCTGATGTTTGTGGGAGCCAATCCGGGTTCCACTGGTGGGGGCATCAAAACCACCACCTTTTTTGTGCTCATCACCAGTGTGTGGAGCATGGTGCGGGGTCGTGGCGAGATGGTCGCCTTCAAAAAGCGCATCGATCAGGAAACAGTGCTCAGGGCAGGAGTGGTGGCCGTGATGGCCCTCAGCATCATTGCAGGGGCCATTTTATTCTTGACCGTCACCGAACAGCGCAACATTCAAACTGGAAAATTGGACTTCCTGAAAGTGGTGTTTGAAGCCTTCAGTGCCTTTTGCACGGTGGGCCTCAGCATGAATGCCACCCCACATTTCTCTCAGGCTGGACAATTGATTCTGGTCTTTTTGATGTATGTGGGCAGGATCGGGCCTCTGACTTTTGCATTTGCCCTGAGCACCAAATCCAACAAGGGCATGGTGCATTACCCAGCAGACAAAAACATCCAGATCGGCTAA
- a CDS encoding TetR/AcrR family transcriptional regulator, with translation MKNLQDHLKDSRRTHILQAAAHIFAEKGFKAATIKDVARAAGMGDGTLYYHFENKHALLLGLLEHLTHNVQQNINPLDIQDLDLRSLLKTFLQHPLGLFQGSHSELFKVMVSESLVNSEIASRFQQQILQPMLLGAQVQMQSWAERHQRTLPHWSMPVLTALILGLLVQRMLGDLSLQEDWDQLPDLLADVLVKGLPE, from the coding sequence GTGAAAAACCTGCAAGACCACCTCAAAGACAGCCGCCGAACCCACATCCTGCAGGCCGCTGCGCATATCTTCGCCGAAAAAGGCTTCAAAGCCGCCACCATCAAAGATGTGGCCAGAGCCGCCGGCATGGGAGACGGCACCCTCTACTACCACTTCGAAAACAAACATGCCTTGCTGTTGGGCTTGCTGGAGCACCTCACCCACAATGTGCAGCAAAACATCAATCCTCTGGACATTCAGGATCTGGATTTGCGAAGCCTGCTCAAAACGTTTTTGCAGCATCCCCTTGGGCTTTTTCAGGGCAGCCACAGTGAACTGTTCAAGGTGATGGTCTCGGAAAGTCTGGTGAATTCTGAGATCGCTAGCCGGTTCCAGCAGCAAATTTTGCAGCCGATGTTGCTTGGGGCTCAGGTGCAGATGCAAAGCTGGGCCGAACGCCACCAGAGGACACTGCCCCACTGGAGCATGCCTGTCCTGACCGCCCTGATTCTGGGTTTGCTGGTGCAGCGCATGCTGGGTGACCTGTCTTTGCAGGAGGATTGGGATCAACTTCCAGACCTGCTGGCCGATGTGCTGGTGAAAGGGCTTCCAGAATGA
- a CDS encoding glycosyltransferase — protein MNSLNILILAFGTQGDVQPYLALGGALKQAGHHVRLLTHQSYAQVATALGLDFWPVQGNVQEAMQDPALRKVIETGNIIKINQHTAKLVQEAALEWAQVGVQAAQDMQLLLAGIGGLSLARNLEEKLHIPLIEAHVVPFYPTTAFPGALFPASGGNNMGAFNLLTHHVVQQVMWQGFRAGDQKVRSAVLGLPASPFWGPRKVNHRVQPPVIHGISPSVLPRPQDWPAHVHMAGYWLLDPQRDWQPPEDLKRFLDAGEKPFYIGFGSMGNRDPEATAELVLGALQRTGQRAVLLKGWGGMFKGEAPSNVFFSDAIPHTWLFPRMRAVVHHGGAGTTAAGLRAGVPNVVVPFFGDQAFWGHRVQQLGVGPAPMPRKTLTADQLTRAIETVLGQPPMTEKARALGKKIQAEQGLQDTIGVIERYAKQL, from the coding sequence ATGAACAGCCTCAACATTTTGATTCTGGCTTTTGGGACACAGGGAGATGTGCAGCCGTATCTGGCTCTGGGAGGTGCCTTGAAACAGGCAGGACACCATGTCCGTTTGCTGACCCACCAGAGTTATGCCCAAGTGGCCACCGCTCTGGGATTGGATTTCTGGCCGGTTCAGGGCAACGTGCAGGAGGCCATGCAGGACCCTGCCCTTCGCAAAGTCATCGAGACTGGGAACATCATCAAAATCAACCAGCACACCGCAAAACTGGTGCAGGAAGCAGCTCTGGAATGGGCACAGGTGGGTGTGCAGGCCGCACAAGACATGCAGTTGTTGCTGGCAGGCATTGGGGGTCTCAGTCTGGCCCGCAATCTGGAGGAGAAATTGCACATCCCCCTGATTGAAGCCCATGTGGTGCCGTTTTATCCGACCACTGCTTTTCCGGGGGCACTGTTTCCTGCCTCTGGTGGCAACAACATGGGGGCGTTCAACCTGCTGACCCACCATGTGGTGCAGCAGGTGATGTGGCAGGGTTTCCGGGCCGGAGACCAGAAGGTGCGGAGCGCGGTGCTCGGGCTTCCAGCTTCTCCTTTCTGGGGACCGCGCAAGGTGAACCACCGGGTTCAGCCTCCTGTGATTCATGGCATCAGTCCATCTGTACTCCCGAGGCCCCAGGACTGGCCCGCACATGTGCACATGGCAGGGTACTGGTTGCTGGACCCCCAGAGGGATTGGCAGCCCCCTGAAGACCTGAAACGCTTTCTGGATGCTGGCGAAAAGCCGTTTTACATTGGCTTTGGCAGCATGGGCAACCGTGACCCCGAAGCCACCGCTGAACTGGTGCTGGGTGCTCTGCAAAGGACTGGACAGCGTGCTGTGCTCTTGAAAGGTTGGGGAGGCATGTTCAAAGGTGAAGCCCCTTCAAATGTGTTTTTCAGCGATGCCATCCCACACACCTGGTTGTTTCCACGCATGCGTGCTGTGGTGCACCATGGCGGAGCAGGCACCACGGCTGCGGGCCTCAGGGCAGGGGTGCCCAATGTGGTGGTGCCGTTTTTCGGAGACCAAGCCTTCTGGGGGCATCGGGTGCAGCAACTCGGGGTGGGTCCTGCCCCCATGCCCCGAAAAACCCTGACCGCAGATCAACTGACCAGAGCCATTGAAACGGTGCTGGGTCAGCCCCCCATGACCGAAAAGGCCAGAGCACTGGGCAAAAAAATTCAAGCCGAGCAGGGCTTGCAGGACACCATCGGTGTGATTGAGCGGTACGCCAAGCAGCTCTGA